The following are from one region of the Corythoichthys intestinalis isolate RoL2023-P3 chromosome 17, ASM3026506v1, whole genome shotgun sequence genome:
- the LOC130905734 gene encoding placenta-specific gene 8 protein-like: protein MAVTNQPGRYPASDFQTGLCDFCDDCGTCCYGLWCFPCLSCTIASDMDECCLCGLSMAIRSVYRTRYNINGSLCSDFMTNWCCLVCATCQLKRDIDRRKEQGIF, encoded by the exons ATGGCGGTGACCAATCAACCCGGCAGATATCCGGCTTCTGACTTCCAAACCGGCTTGTGTGACTTCTGCGACGATTGTGGAACAT GCTGCTACGGCCTGTGGTGCTTCCCGTGTCTTAGCTGCACCATCGCCAGCGACATGGACGAGTGTTGCCTGTGCGGCCTGAGCATGGCTATCCGCAGCGTCTATCGGACCCGATACAACATCAAC GGCTCGCTTTGCAGCGACTTCATGACCAACTGGTGCTGCCTGGTGTGCGCCACCTGCCAGCTGAAGAGGGACATCGACCGCAGGAAGGAGCAAGGCATTTTCTGA